A region from the Pararge aegeria chromosome Z, ilParAegt1.1, whole genome shotgun sequence genome encodes:
- the LOC120636470 gene encoding uncharacterized protein LOC120636470 yields the protein MSSSSRKKCLRSQTRETIAKVYEFLKIDARDILELVSDPVCSASPILISKLSEHLNSVRKRTAMAVGVSERTVTNILAEGKESDSKFKSPHKDRKKRLKKLELDNFNVDVIRSTIQNYHLEHRELPTLLKLKGIFQDKLNYDGSISTLRTALLKLGYKWRKTVDNRRVIIERHDIQKLRFSYLKNLLRYRQENRCIVYTDESYILTNHVQNKGWGNKDGPPLKRNLSKGQRIIIVHAGSEQGFVPNALLTYKANSVSGDYHSNMNAENYEKWLKERLVPNLPPNSVVVLDNASYHNVQNDRAPNSNSKKIEMQRWLTEKNIAFNQDMKKIELYDLIKKNKENYICYKIDDILQRYGIKVLRLPPYHPELNPIENVWGILKNYIASRNVDQNVTEIMKLINECLSQIDEGMWGNTCRHVQKKEEEYYRHFDMESEFIINLDESSESENSSFDFSSSDSE from the exons ATGTCTAGTTCTTCacggaaaaaatgtttaaggagtcag actCGAGAAACCATTGCTAAGGTATACGAATTTCTGAAAATAGATGCGAGAGATATATTGGAACTAGTAAGTGATCCAGTTTGCAGTGCAagtccaattttaatatcgaaactaagtgaacatttaaataGCGTACGGAAAAGAACAGCAATGGCAGTGGGGGTATCAGAGAGAACAGTTACTAATATATTGGCTGAAGGAAAAGAATCTGACTCTAAGTTTAAATCTCCGCATAAAGAccgtaaaaaacgtttaaagaagttagaattagacaactttaacgttgatgttatacgttccactattcaaaattaccatttagaacATCGTGAGTTACCTACCTTGCTAAAGTTGAAAGGAATATTTCAAGATAAACTTAACTATGATGGAAGTATTTCGACTCTGCGTACAGCTTTGTTAAAGTTGGGATACAAATGGCGAAAAACTGTGGATAACAGACGTGTTATTATAGAGCGGCATGACATCCAAAAACTACGATTTTCctacctaaaaaatttactcagaTACCGTCAAGAAAATCGGTGTATCGTATATACAGATGAGAGCTATATCTTAACTAATCATGTTCAAAACAAAGGATGGGGTAATAAAGATGGACCACCTTTAAAGAGAAACCTGTCGAAAGGACAAAGAATTATCATTGTGCATGCTGGTTCAGAACAAGGTTTCGTACCTAACGCACTATTGACATACAAAGCAAATAGTGTTTCTGGTGATTACCATTCTAACATGAACGCGGAAAACTATGAAAAGTGGCTAAAAGAACGTCTAGTACCGAATCTTCCACCTAACTCTGTGGTTGTGCTTGATAATGCCTCATACCATAACGTTCAAAATGACAGAGCCCCAAATtcgaattccaaaaaaatagaaatgcagagatggctgacagaaaaaaatatagcttttaatcaagatatgaaaaaaattgaactgtatgatttgattaaaaaaaataaagaaaactatatcTGTTACAAGATTGATGACATACTTCAGCGATATGGCATAAAAGTTCTTCGATTGCCACCATATCATCCTGAACTAAACCCCATAGAAAATGTGtggggaattttaaaaaattatattgcttcgCGTAATGTCGACCAAAATGTGACGGAAATAATGAAActcataaatgaatgtttaagtcAAATTGATGAAGGGATGTGGGGTAATACTTGTCGacatgtacaaaagaaagaagaagaatactatAGACATTTTGACATGGAGTCAGAATTCATAATTAACCTTGATGAGAGCAGCGAATCCGAAAATTCATCATTTGATTTTTCAAGTAGCGATTCAGAataa
- the LOC120636410 gene encoding uncharacterized protein LOC120636410, with protein sequence MSEDERVGQRELLQDFIESYRNETCLWKTTSKDYHDRNKKNAAYDRLIEKYKPIDPNATRDTVVKKINNLRTTYKKELNKIKKSCKSGAGTDEIYKPRLWYFELLSFLYDQEVPRPSTSNIDDDENETQSTTGISSTSYDCPDTDRDTPTLAYSDNESDTPTPANRSDSERATSISGRVRPRPKKNTLTEDVLKSVNDHFKRPKQPDNRFEVFGKNVGMKLQELPKEQRIIAEKIINETLFLAEMGSLTISHTVRKYDDFANTTFSTQPHIQNFSSEPHIQNLSTQPQIQNLSTESHTQSHTQVIYTQPHTQNLFTQPHTQIIYTQPHTQSSIELTSPLEYVPGVKARNFERRLYLILVHIIAAVFEA encoded by the exons ATGTCGGAAGACGAAAGAGTTGGACAGCGCGAACTACTTCAAGATTTTATAGAAAGCTACAGAAACGAAACTTGCCTTTGGAAGACTACAAGTAAGGATTACCACGACCGCAACAAAAAAAATGCCGCCTACGACAGGCTAATCGAAAAATACAAACCCATAGATCCAAATGCCACCAGGGATACAGTGGTTAAGAAGATTAATAATCTTCGAACTACATATAAAAAAGagctcaataaaataaaaaaatcgtgtAAATCTGGAGCAGGGACTGACGAGATTTATAAACCTCGTTTATGGTACTTTGAGTTATTGAGTTTTTTATACGATCAAGAAGTACCAAGACCATCTACATCGAATATTGATGATGACGAAAATGAG ACGCAGTCAACCACCGGCATTAGCTCAACGAGCTACGATTGTCCAGACACCGATCGAGACACACCAACACTGGCCTATTCCGACAACGAATCAGACACACCGACCCCGGCAAACCGTTCTGACAGCGAACGAGCTACATCAATCTCGGGTCGTGTTCGGccaagaccaaaaaaaaatacattaactgAAGACGTACTTAAGTCCGTAAATGATCATTTTAAAAGGCCTAAACAACCCGATAATCGTTTTGAAGTTTTTGGCAAAAATGTTGGGATGAAACTACAAGAGTTACCAAAAGAACAGAGAATTATagcagaaaaaataattaatgaaactcTGTTCTTGGCTGAAATGGGTAGCTTAACTATATCACACACTGTAAGAAAATATGATGACTTTGCAAATACTACTTTTTCCACACAGCCACACATTCAAAACTTTTCCTCTGAGCCACACATACAAAACCTTTCCACTCAGCCACAAATTCAAAACCTTTCCACTGAGTCACACACTCAGTCACACACTCAAGTCATTTACACTCAACCACACACTCAAAATCTTTTCACTCAACCACACACTCAAATCATTTACACTCAACCACACACTCAATCATCAATAGAATTAACATCACCATTAGA gtacgtGCCAGGCGTAAAAGCACGGAATTTCGAGCGTAGATTGTATTTGATTTTGGTACACATAATAGCTGCGGTTTTCGAGGCCTAA